Sequence from the Aromatoleum petrolei genome:
GATCGCCGTCTTGCCGCCCACCGACGAATCGACCTGCGACAGCAGCGTCGTCGGGATCTGGATGAACGGCACGCCCCGCTGGTACGTCGCCGCTGCAAATCCCGTCATGTCGCCGACGACCCCGCCGCCCAGGGCCAGGAGGGTCGTTGAGCGCTCGCAACGCGCCTCCAGCAGCATGTCGAAGATCAGGTTCAGCGTCGGCCAGTCCTTGTGCACCTCGCCATCGGGCAAGGTCACGGCGTGCACGCGCACGCCGCTGTCGCGCAGCACGCTCTGCAGCGGATCAAGGTAAAGCGGCCCGACGACGTCATTGGTGACGATCGCGACGCGCGGCGTCCTGAGGAAGGGAACTATCAGCGAAGGGTCGGCGAGGAGGCCACGACCGATGTGAATCGGGTAGCTGCGGTCGCCGAGGGCCACATTCAGGGTACGCATATCACTTCTTGAAGTTATCGATGGCCTTCTCGATCACCCGCACCATCCCCCCGGGGTTGCCGCGGCCGCCATCGACGATGATGTCCGCGACGGAACGGTACAGAGGATCACGTTCGCGGTAGAGCGTTTCGATGCGCTCGCGCGGATTGGGCACCTGCAGCAACGGCCGGTTGCGGTCATGCCGCGTACGCTCCCACAGAACCGAGGTCGGGACGTTGAGGTAAACGACGATACCCCGCTCGGACATGATCGCGCGATTGTCCGGATTGAGCACGACCCCGCCGCCGGTGGCCAGCACGAGGTCGGACTCGTGCGTCAACTCATCAATGAGCTGAGTCTCGCGCCGCCTGAAACCTTCCTCGCCTTCTATCTCGAAGATCGTTGAGACCTTGACCCCCGTGCGAGCCTCGATCTCGTGATCGCAATCGATGAAGCGCATGCGATGACGCCGGGCATACTCACGACCAACCGTGGTCTTCCCGGCGCCCATCATGCCAACCAGAATCACTAACACCAAACCGGCATCCGATACGTAATGCCAGCAACTATACAGCAGGCCAACGAGCCTGCGCGTACGCCGATCACTTGAGCGTCAGCGTGTCCGCAACGATACGCGGCGTCAGGAATACCAGCAGCTCGCGACGTGCTGTCTGCGTAGTCGTCGAGCGGAACAGGGCGCCGAGATAGGGAATCTCGCCGAGCAATGGAACGCGATCCACGTTGGTCGTCTCCTCTTCCTCGAACACGCCGCCGATCACGACCGTTCCGCCGTTCTCGACCATTACTTCGGTCGTCACGCTCTTCTTGTCGATGGGCGGATTGCCGAGAATGCTGCGCGAGAAGTCGGCCCTGTCCTTGCTCACCTCGACCTTCAGCTGGATGCGACCGTCCGGAGTGATCTGCGGACGCACCTTGAGCATCAGGACTGCATCCTTGAAGCTGACCGTCGGCGGCTCGGTACCGCTCGAGGGCGTGACGTAGGGAATTTCCTGACCCTGCTTGATCGTCGCTTCGACCTGGTTGGCGGTGAGGATGCGCGGGCTCGACACGACGCGCCCGCGACCATCGGACTCCAGCGCTGCCAACTCGAGGTTCAGGAAACGCGTCAGGGACCGGTTGAACAAGGTCAGGTTCAGCGCACCGAACGGGTTCGTAGGCAGGAAGCCGTTGCCACTGACCGCGTTCTCGCCGACTCGATGAATGATCGTGTTGATCGGCGTATCCGGATCGGTGCTGATCTCGCCCGTCTGGGAGTTGAAGCTTCCGAATTCGGACGAACCGAAACCGATCTTCGCGCCGTCGCCGAGGTTCTTTGCGCGGCGATCGCCATAGCCGAGACGCACACCGAGATCGCGCGCAAAGTCCTTGTTTGCCTCGACGACGCGCGCCTCGATCATGACCTGGCGGGGCGGGATATCGATGTCCTTGATGAGGCTCGCAAGGGCTGCCAGTCGGCTGGCGACATCGGTGACGAACAGCCGGTTACTCCGCTCATCCACTACGACGCTGCCACGCTTGGACAGCATCGTCTGATCCTTGCTCTTGAGGAAA
This genomic interval carries:
- a CDS encoding shikimate kinase, with translation MMGAGKTTVGREYARRHRMRFIDCDHEIEARTGVKVSTIFEIEGEEGFRRRETQLIDELTHESDLVLATGGGVVLNPDNRAIMSERGIVVYLNVPTSVLWERTRHDRNRPLLQVPNPRERIETLYRERDPLYRSVADIIVDGGRGNPGGMVRVIEKAIDNFKK